A window of Acinetobacter sp. TR3 contains these coding sequences:
- a CDS encoding DUF2797 domain-containing protein gives MELQGICHKMHAALKTHSVTDQPTSKANVEYKFILDRSETDLPFVLGQELEIEWTGNIFCTSCGAKTPKSYSQGHCFKCFKTKAECDLCIMKPETCHYHLGTCREDEFAHKVCFQPHIVYLANSSALKIGITRIVNMPTRWLDQGATQALPILKVGSRRLSGHLETLFGTQIADKTDWRKLLKGEAEPLNLIEQRDQILEEFAPKIQTIRDEFSQNLEFNEELEFLEHELPKEFIYPVEQYPEKIKSLNLDKTPKIRGVLHGIKGQYLLLDIGVINIRKYTGYEMILRA, from the coding sequence ATGGAACTACAAGGCATTTGTCACAAAATGCACGCAGCGCTCAAAACGCATAGTGTAACTGATCAACCAACCAGCAAGGCAAATGTTGAATATAAATTTATATTAGATCGTTCAGAAACTGATCTACCCTTCGTATTAGGTCAAGAATTAGAAATTGAATGGACTGGAAATATTTTTTGTACTTCGTGTGGTGCAAAGACTCCAAAATCATATTCCCAAGGTCACTGTTTCAAGTGCTTCAAGACCAAAGCTGAATGTGATCTTTGTATTATGAAACCTGAGACTTGCCATTATCATCTTGGAACTTGTCGTGAAGATGAATTTGCACACAAGGTTTGTTTCCAACCCCATATTGTGTATCTAGCCAATTCAAGTGCACTAAAAATTGGAATTACTCGTATCGTTAATATGCCAACTCGATGGTTAGATCAAGGTGCAACCCAAGCTTTACCCATTTTAAAAGTTGGTTCACGCCGTTTATCTGGTCATTTAGAAACTTTATTTGGTACACAAATTGCCGATAAGACGGATTGGCGTAAGCTTCTTAAAGGTGAGGCTGAACCATTGAATTTAATTGAGCAACGTGACCAGATTTTGGAAGAATTTGCACCAAAAATTCAAACGATTCGAGATGAGTTTAGCCAAAACTTAGAATTCAATGAAGAACTTGAATTTTTAGAACATGAATTGCCTAAAGAATTTATTTACCCAGTTGAACAATATCCAGAAAAAATTAAGTCCTTAAATTTAGATAAAACACCCAAAATTCGTGGTGTTTTACATGGCATTAAGGGGCAATATTTATTACTCGATATTGGTGTCATCAATA